The Paenibacillus sp. MBLB1832 genome has a window encoding:
- the aroH gene encoding chorismate mutase, with product MYLRGIRGATTVEMNDADEILAATSELLQAIVEANDFRPEDIGSVFITVTEDITATFPARAIRTMVGWELVPLMCSLEVPVENALPRCIRLMVQVNTPKAQAEINHVYLKEAKALRPDIVKLTNEATR from the coding sequence ATGTACTTACGGGGAATTCGCGGCGCGACGACGGTTGAAATGAATGATGCGGACGAAATTTTGGCAGCAACAAGCGAGCTTCTTCAAGCGATTGTAGAAGCCAATGATTTCCGTCCAGAGGATATAGGTTCTGTTTTCATTACAGTGACAGAAGACATTACGGCAACGTTCCCAGCGAGAGCGATTCGTACCATGGTTGGTTGGGAATTAGTTCCTTTAATGTGTTCGCTAGAAGTGCCGGTTGAGAATGCATTGCCGAGATGTATTCGTTTGATGGTTCAGGTGAATACACCCAAAGCACAAGCGGAAATCAATCATGTGTATTTGAAAGAAGCGAAGGCACTTCGCCCTGATATTGTTAAATTGACAAATGAAGCTACCCGGTAG
- the aroB gene encoding 3-dehydroquinate synthase, whose amino-acid sequence MRELTVELGERSYPIYIGQGILSNISALFERAKLSRKSPMLIVTDESVAALHLERVLTLLREGGFAATACVVPAGETSKSLAQLEGIVTAALQAGLDRNSAIVALGGGVVGDLAGFAAASFMRGIRFVQIPTTILAHDSSVGGKVAVNHPMAKNIIGAFHQPELVLFDIDLLLTLPLRDVKAGLSEVIKHGLIWDAAFTQWCEENAEKLLALDPEALSYALYIGCQVKAIVVSQDERENDLRAILNLGHTIGHALEAVAGYGELLHGEAIAIGMVGAAKLAQQFGYSEDIHTVTKGLFLKYGLPVRIPAHLDTDAIMSAMMHDKKFREGTMVYIIPTEIGKVEIRKDVTTGQVRQIVDLLKGE is encoded by the coding sequence ATGAGAGAGCTAACCGTAGAGCTTGGCGAAAGGTCTTATCCGATTTATATTGGTCAAGGCATACTATCCAATATCTCGGCGCTGTTCGAACGCGCGAAGCTGAGCCGCAAGTCGCCGATGCTCATCGTCACCGACGAATCGGTGGCGGCGCTGCACTTGGAGCGCGTGCTCACGCTGCTCCGCGAGGGCGGCTTCGCCGCGACAGCCTGCGTCGTGCCGGCAGGCGAAACCTCCAAATCCCTCGCGCAGCTCGAGGGAATCGTAACCGCCGCCCTCCAGGCGGGCCTTGATCGCAATTCTGCGATCGTTGCCCTCGGAGGAGGCGTGGTCGGCGATCTCGCCGGCTTCGCGGCAGCGAGCTTCATGCGCGGGATCCGCTTCGTGCAGATCCCGACAACAATTCTTGCCCACGACAGCTCGGTCGGCGGCAAGGTGGCGGTCAATCACCCGATGGCGAAGAACATCATCGGGGCGTTCCACCAGCCGGAGCTCGTGCTGTTCGACATCGACTTGCTCTTGACGTTGCCGCTTCGCGATGTGAAAGCGGGGCTTTCTGAGGTGATCAAGCATGGCTTGATTTGGGATGCTGCGTTTACCCAGTGGTGCGAAGAGAATGCTGAGAAGCTGTTGGCACTAGATCCAGAAGCGCTCAGCTATGCGCTCTATATCGGCTGCCAAGTGAAGGCGATTGTGGTATCGCAAGACGAACGTGAGAACGATCTCCGTGCGATTTTGAATTTGGGACATACGATCGGACATGCTTTGGAAGCGGTAGCAGGGTACGGCGAACTGCTGCATGGCGAAGCCATTGCGATTGGCATGGTTGGCGCTGCAAAGCTTGCTCAGCAATTCGGATATAGTGAAGACATACATACCGTAACTAAGGGATTGTTCCTGAAATATGGACTACCTGTTCGAATTCCTGCTCATTTGGATACGGATGCGATTATGAGTGCGATGATGCATGACAAGAAGTTCAGGGAAGGTACGATGGTGTATATCATCCCGACTGAAATAGGCAAAGTCGAAATCCGTAAGGATGTAACGACAGGGCAAGTAAGACAAATTGTTGACCTTCTAAAAGGGGAGTAA
- the aroC gene encoding chorismate synthase: MRYLTAGETHGPQLTAIIEGFPSNVTLNFDELNHQLHRRQKGYGRGRRMQIEKDTATIAGGVRHGKTTGAPIALVVVNNDWKHWTSVMGIEPVEEDNEGKRRVNRPRPGHADLNGGLKYNQKDLRNILERSSARETTMRVATGAVARQLLAEFGIKVAGQVIRIGDVEVKRQELPIDELIAVTEESPVRVVDKEAEAKMIAAIDAAKEDGDTLGGIVEVIIEGVPVGLGSHVQWDRKLDGKIAQAVLSIQAFKGVEFGIGFEAAERRGSNVHDEILYTQEEGFRRRTNRAGGFEGGMTTGEQIIVRGVMKPISTLYKPLQSVDIDTKEVFTAQVERSDTCAVPAAGVIMENVIAWEVANAFLDKFGGDSIEEIRANLTNFLKQVENY, from the coding sequence GTGAGATATTTAACAGCAGGTGAAACGCATGGCCCGCAGCTCACTGCGATCATTGAAGGGTTTCCAAGTAATGTAACCCTGAACTTTGATGAATTAAATCACCAATTACATAGACGTCAGAAGGGCTACGGCCGCGGTCGTCGGATGCAAATTGAGAAAGATACAGCTACGATCGCTGGAGGTGTGCGTCACGGTAAAACGACAGGTGCACCAATCGCACTCGTTGTCGTGAACAATGACTGGAAACACTGGACTTCCGTTATGGGTATTGAGCCTGTTGAGGAAGATAACGAAGGCAAACGCCGCGTGAATCGTCCACGTCCTGGACATGCCGATTTGAATGGCGGACTTAAATATAATCAAAAAGATTTACGTAATATTTTGGAAAGATCCAGTGCGCGTGAGACCACAATGCGTGTAGCTACAGGAGCTGTTGCTCGTCAATTGCTCGCTGAGTTCGGGATTAAAGTAGCTGGACAAGTCATTCGTATTGGCGATGTTGAAGTGAAGCGTCAAGAGCTGCCTATCGATGAGTTGATCGCGGTTACTGAAGAATCACCAGTTCGCGTTGTGGACAAAGAAGCAGAAGCGAAAATGATCGCTGCGATCGATGCAGCCAAAGAAGATGGCGACACATTAGGTGGTATCGTTGAAGTTATCATCGAAGGCGTACCTGTCGGTCTTGGCAGCCACGTACAATGGGATCGCAAATTGGATGGCAAAATCGCACAAGCGGTTCTCTCCATTCAAGCTTTCAAAGGTGTTGAGTTCGGAATTGGCTTTGAAGCGGCAGAGCGTAGAGGCTCTAACGTTCATGATGAAATACTTTACACGCAAGAAGAAGGTTTCAGACGCAGAACGAATCGTGCGGGTGGATTTGAAGGCGGTATGACCACAGGTGAGCAAATCATCGTTCGTGGTGTAATGAAGCCAATTTCTACCTTGTACAAACCATTGCAAAGCGTGGATATTGATACGAAAGAAGTATTTACGGCACAGGTTGAACGTTCCGATACTTGTGCAGTCCCAGCGGCAGGCGTGATCATGGAGAACGTCATCGCATGGGAAGTCGCGAATGCTTTCCTCGATAAATTCGGTGGAGATTCTATCGAAGAAATTCGCGCGAACCTAACAAACTTCCTCAAACAAGTGGAGAACTACTAG
- a CDS encoding CheR family methyltransferase, whose translation MEDQDFLLFIKKIKEQTSIDLALYKEAQMKRRLTTLRMKRGYNTFVAFFDAMMKDKELFYEFLDRMTINVSEFWRNPNRWELVEQKFIPEMLKRNRRLKVWSAACSTGEEPYTLAMILAEHGALNETSLHATDIDDGALEKARKGAYLDRSIRDVPANYVKKYFRQDQMMYHISDELKKAIKFQKQNLLVDTFDTGFDLIVCRNVIIYFTEEAKHVLYQKFAKALKPGGLLFVGSTEQIFSPGQYDLEAADTFFYRKKGV comes from the coding sequence ATGGAGGATCAAGATTTTTTATTATTTATTAAGAAGATTAAGGAACAAACGTCCATCGATCTGGCCCTTTACAAAGAAGCACAGATGAAGCGACGCTTAACTACCTTGCGGATGAAGCGAGGTTACAATACATTTGTAGCCTTTTTCGATGCGATGATGAAAGATAAAGAATTATTCTATGAGTTCCTGGATCGCATGACGATCAATGTGTCAGAGTTCTGGCGTAATCCGAATCGCTGGGAGCTGGTAGAACAGAAGTTCATTCCTGAGATGCTGAAACGGAATCGCCGATTGAAAGTTTGGAGCGCTGCATGTTCCACGGGGGAAGAACCGTATACACTTGCAATGATTTTAGCCGAACATGGAGCACTGAACGAGACGAGCCTGCACGCAACGGATATCGACGATGGCGCGCTAGAGAAAGCACGTAAAGGCGCGTACTTAGATCGTTCGATTCGGGATGTGCCAGCAAACTATGTGAAGAAATATTTCCGACAAGATCAAATGATGTATCACATTTCGGATGAGCTAAAGAAAGCGATTAAATTTCAGAAGCAGAATTTGCTTGTGGATACCTTCGATACGGGCTTCGATCTGATCGTGTGCCGGAATGTGATTATTTATTTTACCGAAGAAGCGAAGCATGTGCTCTATCAGAAGTTCGCCAAAGCGCTTAAACCTGGTGGATTGCTGTTCGTCGGATCGACGGAACAAATTTTCTCGCCAGGACAATATGATTTGGAAGCGGCTGATACGTTTTTTTATCGAAAAAAGGGTGTATAA
- the ndk gene encoding nucleoside-diphosphate kinase has product MEKTFLMVKPDGVQRGLVGEIVKRFEQKGFQMIGSKLMVISREQAETHYAEHKGKDFYERLVNFITSGPVFAMVWHGDQVIALSRTMMGKTSSLEAAPGTIRGDFAVHTHLNLIHGSDSPESAEREISNFFQPHEIIDYDKNIQPWI; this is encoded by the coding sequence ATGGAAAAAACATTTCTAATGGTGAAGCCAGATGGGGTTCAGCGCGGGCTTGTCGGCGAAATTGTGAAACGATTTGAGCAGAAAGGCTTCCAAATGATCGGCAGTAAACTCATGGTGATCTCACGAGAGCAAGCCGAGACTCATTATGCGGAACACAAAGGGAAAGACTTTTACGAGCGACTGGTTAATTTCATTACTTCTGGCCCTGTCTTTGCAATGGTGTGGCATGGTGATCAAGTCATTGCCTTATCTCGAACGATGATGGGGAAAACGAGTTCGCTGGAAGCCGCACCAGGGACCATTCGAGGTGATTTCGCAGTACATACGCACTTAAATTTGATCCACGGCTCGGATTCGCCTGAAAGCGCAGAGCGTGAAATCAGCAACTTTTTCCAACCGCACGAAATTATCGATTACGATAAAAACATCCAGCCTTGGATTTAG
- a CDS encoding polyprenyl synthetase family protein: MKNLLDIYARKKRDIAAIEKELEETVYSDHSLLRDTSIHLLKAGGKRIRPVFVLLSGEFGSYKLQTMKHVAVPLELIHMASLVHDDVIDDANTRRGQLTVRSKWDNRIAMYTGDYIFARALEVITQIHKPEVHQIMSKAIVEMSIGEMEQIRFFFNADQTIRDYLLRIRRKTALLIGISCQLGAIGADAPEWMSTKLYNFGYNVGMAFQIRDDILDLIGTEKQIGKPPGSDIKQGNITLPVLLTMKDPAMKPMILTELERIHKLDGQTDVSRFLDLIRGGTGIKEADRLSQCYIDKAITALDKLPDIQAKKDLIEVAYFIGNRSY, encoded by the coding sequence ATGAAAAACTTATTGGACATTTATGCGAGGAAAAAGAGAGATATTGCGGCGATCGAGAAGGAACTCGAGGAAACCGTCTATAGTGATCACTCCTTGTTAAGAGATACCTCGATCCATCTTCTCAAAGCAGGGGGCAAGCGGATTCGCCCTGTGTTTGTTCTGCTCTCTGGGGAGTTCGGCAGCTACAAGCTTCAGACCATGAAACATGTAGCTGTTCCCCTTGAACTTATCCATATGGCTTCGCTTGTCCACGATGATGTGATTGATGACGCTAACACACGCCGCGGGCAGTTGACGGTACGTTCCAAATGGGATAATCGCATCGCGATGTATACGGGAGATTATATTTTCGCCAGAGCACTGGAAGTTATTACGCAAATCCATAAACCTGAAGTGCACCAGATCATGTCCAAAGCCATTGTGGAAATGTCTATTGGAGAAATGGAGCAGATTCGTTTCTTTTTCAACGCAGATCAAACGATTCGGGATTATTTATTGCGGATTCGCCGTAAAACTGCGCTATTAATTGGGATTTCCTGTCAACTAGGTGCAATTGGTGCAGATGCTCCTGAATGGATGAGCACTAAATTGTATAATTTTGGCTATAATGTAGGTATGGCCTTCCAAATTCGCGATGATATTCTGGATTTAATCGGGACCGAGAAGCAAATCGGAAAGCCGCCAGGCAGTGATATTAAACAAGGGAATATTACCTTGCCTGTGTTGCTTACGATGAAAGATCCCGCCATGAAGCCGATGATATTGACAGAACTCGAACGAATACATAAACTGGATGGACAAACGGATGTTAGTCGATTCCTAGATCTCATACGAGGCGGAACAGGCATTAAAGAAGCGGATCGACTGTCCCAGTGCTACATTGATAAAGCCATTACTGCACTGGACAAGCTGCCGGATATTCAAGCGAAGAAAGATTTAATTGAAGTCGCTTATTTTATCGGGAATCGATCTTACTAA
- a CDS encoding menaquinone biosynthesis protein: MSNRDPKIRIGRINYTNVWPIYYYFPNLMQSAEVDIIEQVPTSLNQAMAAGTIDMGPISSFSYGQYFEDYMLFPDLSVSSYGEVNSILLFHDKPLREIVNGRIKLPTTSASSVNLLKIILEKFYNGKPTYAYANPNLDVMMEDADAALLIGDDAIKESWRNKSYMITDLGQEWAKWTGKWMTFAVWAIRKDTIRKHPELVADIFEAFKKSKVQAHQEPQHMIAEAQATVGGTSEYWHHYFHTLCYDFGAEQWEGLAAYYQYCYELGFLPKPVTIGLWEDNKVARVTE, encoded by the coding sequence ATGAGCAACCGAGACCCTAAAATCCGAATTGGCCGCATCAATTATACGAATGTGTGGCCGATCTATTATTATTTCCCAAATCTTATGCAAAGCGCAGAAGTCGATATTATAGAACAAGTACCCACGTCGCTCAATCAGGCCATGGCAGCAGGAACGATTGATATGGGGCCTATTTCTTCTTTTTCCTATGGTCAATATTTCGAAGATTACATGCTGTTCCCAGATTTATCGGTTAGCTCCTATGGCGAAGTGAATTCCATCTTGCTGTTTCATGACAAGCCGTTGCGAGAAATTGTAAATGGCCGCATTAAACTCCCAACAACTTCAGCTTCATCCGTGAATTTATTGAAAATAATCCTAGAGAAGTTCTATAACGGAAAGCCGACTTATGCCTATGCCAACCCCAATTTGGACGTCATGATGGAAGATGCGGATGCGGCATTACTGATCGGTGATGATGCGATTAAAGAAAGCTGGCGAAACAAATCGTATATGATTACCGATCTTGGGCAAGAATGGGCCAAATGGACGGGAAAATGGATGACATTCGCGGTTTGGGCCATTCGTAAAGACACGATTCGTAAGCATCCAGAACTTGTGGCTGACATTTTCGAAGCTTTTAAGAAAAGTAAAGTGCAAGCTCACCAAGAACCGCAGCACATGATTGCAGAAGCTCAGGCTACTGTAGGCGGCACGTCTGAGTATTGGCATCATTATTTTCATACCTTATGCTATGATTTTGGAGCTGAACAGTGGGAAGGTCTAGCAGCCTATTACCAATATTGTTATGAGCTTGGCTTTCTCCCTAAGCCCGTAACCATTGGGTTATGGGAAGATAATAAAGTGGCACGGGTGACGGAATGA
- a CDS encoding UbiX family flavin prenyltransferase, producing MSGNWVIGITGASGAQYGIRLCEVLLDLGLNVHLLISDAGWRVLQDELDWQVSKRQDELEKHFGGRLGSYEYHPNANIGATVASGSFRTKGMVVIPCSMGTLSGIAHGSSDNLIERTADVMLKEGRKLIMVPRETPLHAIHLENMLTLSKMGVRMIPAMPAFYNRPRTIEEMVDFLVGKVMDSMEIEHSLYRRWGDTDEQPRP from the coding sequence ATGAGTGGCAATTGGGTTATCGGAATTACTGGTGCAAGCGGGGCACAGTACGGGATTCGGCTTTGTGAAGTGCTGCTGGATCTCGGTTTGAATGTTCATCTTCTTATTTCGGATGCAGGCTGGCGTGTCTTGCAGGACGAGCTGGATTGGCAAGTATCCAAACGACAAGATGAGCTAGAGAAGCATTTTGGCGGCAGATTAGGTTCCTATGAATATCACCCCAATGCGAATATCGGAGCGACCGTGGCCAGTGGGTCCTTTCGAACCAAAGGCATGGTGGTCATTCCTTGTTCCATGGGAACCTTATCTGGAATCGCTCACGGTTCTTCGGATAATCTGATCGAACGGACCGCTGATGTGATGCTTAAAGAAGGCAGAAAATTAATTATGGTACCAAGGGAAACACCGCTGCATGCGATACATCTAGAAAATATGTTAACCCTCTCGAAAATGGGGGTGCGCATGATTCCAGCGATGCCAGCCTTCTATAATCGTCCTCGCACAATTGAGGAGATGGTCGATTTTTTAGTAGGCAAAGTAATGGATAGCATGGAAATCGAACATTCCTTGTACCGAAGATGGGGAGATACAGATGAGCAACCGAGACCCTAA
- a CDS encoding UbiA-like polyprenyltransferase has product MLTKLKIFLEMIKFEHSVFALPFAFMGAILGSVVLLGHLPTWAQIGWITLAMVGARTAAMALNRVIDQAIDKRNPRTENRAIPAGLISVPQVLIYILISFALLFWATYHLSALSMKLLPIAVFFLVIYSYTKRFTWACHFFLGITLGLAPLGGWVAVTGEFTWASIIFFLTVACWSAGFDLIYACQDAEFDRSEGLHSYPSRFGIKASLLTARVLHVLTAIGLVTLFFLTHLSWLYLIGLIISYLILFKEHRLVTPQDLSKLNTAFFTMNGILSLVMFSFTLLDILVRQYS; this is encoded by the coding sequence ATGTTGACTAAACTTAAAATTTTTCTTGAAATGATTAAATTTGAGCACAGTGTATTTGCACTGCCGTTCGCGTTCATGGGAGCCATTCTAGGCTCCGTTGTCTTGTTAGGTCATTTGCCCACGTGGGCTCAAATCGGGTGGATTACGCTTGCTATGGTGGGCGCAAGAACAGCCGCGATGGCTTTGAATCGTGTTATTGACCAAGCGATTGATAAACGTAACCCGCGAACAGAGAACCGTGCGATACCAGCAGGGTTAATCTCGGTTCCACAAGTTCTTATTTATATCCTTATCTCTTTCGCATTGTTGTTTTGGGCGACCTATCATTTAAGTGCCTTATCGATGAAACTGTTGCCAATTGCTGTGTTTTTCTTAGTGATCTATTCCTATACCAAACGTTTTACATGGGCATGCCATTTCTTCCTGGGTATTACGTTGGGTTTAGCTCCATTAGGGGGTTGGGTGGCGGTGACAGGTGAATTCACGTGGGCGTCCATCATCTTTTTCTTAACAGTCGCATGTTGGAGCGCGGGTTTTGATCTCATTTATGCGTGCCAGGATGCTGAATTTGACCGTTCGGAAGGATTACATTCCTATCCTAGTCGGTTTGGTATTAAAGCTTCGCTATTAACTGCACGCGTCTTGCATGTGTTAACTGCGATTGGACTTGTGACGTTATTCTTCTTAACACATCTAAGTTGGTTATATCTAATTGGTCTTATCATTTCATATTTGATTTTATTTAAAGAGCATAGACTTGTTACTCCGCAGGATTTATCGAAATTGAATACCGCATTTTTCACAATGAACGGCATCTTGAGTCTTGTCATGTTTAGCTTCACCTTACTTGATATTCTAGTGAGACAGTATTCATGA
- a CDS encoding demethylmenaquinone methyltransferase, whose translation MSVSKTNMEANKPKSKEEFVHGVFESIAPKYDLMNDILSFNRHKAWRKYAMKKMNVQPGDTAIDLCCGTCDWTISMAKASRTGKMVGLDFSQNMLDHGAIKVREERLEGQIELIQGNAMSLPFDDNTFDFATIGFALRNVPDLEQVIREMQRVVKPGGLVVSLELSKPTWQPFKSIYYLYFRRILPFLGKLIVKKYEQYKWLPESLISFPDHKQLGAIFEKNGLNDVQAHPLFGGVAALHTGTKGKTKSGV comes from the coding sequence ATGAGTGTTAGCAAAACCAATATGGAAGCCAACAAGCCCAAGAGCAAAGAAGAATTCGTTCATGGCGTGTTTGAGAGTATCGCACCCAAGTACGATCTGATGAACGATATTCTTAGCTTCAATCGGCATAAAGCTTGGCGTAAATATGCAATGAAGAAAATGAACGTGCAACCTGGAGATACAGCTATCGATCTTTGCTGCGGGACATGCGATTGGACGATTAGTATGGCTAAAGCTAGTCGCACAGGTAAAATGGTAGGGCTTGATTTCAGTCAGAATATGCTTGATCATGGTGCGATTAAAGTAAGAGAAGAACGACTGGAAGGGCAGATCGAACTGATTCAAGGCAATGCGATGAGTCTTCCGTTTGACGACAATACGTTTGATTTTGCTACAATTGGCTTTGCGCTGCGCAATGTTCCCGATCTTGAGCAAGTTATTCGTGAGATGCAACGCGTCGTTAAGCCCGGAGGGCTAGTTGTGTCTTTGGAGCTGTCCAAACCAACTTGGCAGCCGTTCAAGTCCATTTATTATCTCTATTTCCGTCGCATACTGCCTTTCCTTGGGAAGCTCATCGTGAAAAAGTATGAACAGTACAAGTGGCTGCCAGAGTCGCTCATTTCTTTTCCCGACCATAAGCAATTAGGAGCTATTTTCGAGAAAAATGGCTTGAACGATGTGCAAGCTCACCCTTTATTTGGGGGCGTAGCAGCACTTCACACGGGCACTAAGGGAAAAACGAAATCAGGAGTGTAA
- a CDS encoding heptaprenyl diphosphate synthase component 1, whose protein sequence is MNSYRILEIAKQYTEYDMIQIHTDLPNFPELRTRLLFAFLDGNTKLSSTSELFTLVTALVELGLDTHDMVSVSNEIKEKKAARSRQLKVLAGDYFSARFYHLLAQAGQINMISKISSAICEVNRFKMSMYVKMKQLKLTAEDYVSHMVEIKSQLFLSFSDVISEAYEDQWADAMRGFARCELLMEELFRTESLGKFKWSWGYWYIMQHGTREERKQLQVEEIDPMMARSLLYKYQIAAHLNQLFHTHWQQVRDRMKMSYSDKLLSELFHIWEPFVKIAGNKPKVLEEI, encoded by the coding sequence ATGAATTCTTATCGGATCCTTGAGATCGCTAAGCAGTATACAGAGTATGATATGATCCAAATACACACAGACCTTCCCAATTTTCCAGAGTTGCGTACACGTCTGTTGTTCGCCTTCTTGGATGGTAATACTAAACTGAGTTCAACGAGTGAATTGTTCACGTTAGTGACGGCACTGGTGGAATTAGGACTCGATACGCACGACATGGTCAGTGTTTCGAACGAGATCAAAGAGAAGAAGGCCGCAAGATCGAGACAGCTGAAAGTACTGGCGGGTGACTATTTCAGTGCCCGCTTTTATCATCTGCTCGCGCAGGCTGGACAGATCAATATGATAAGTAAGATATCCAGTGCGATCTGTGAAGTGAATCGGTTCAAGATGAGTATGTATGTGAAAATGAAGCAGCTGAAATTAACGGCAGAAGATTACGTTTCCCACATGGTGGAAATTAAGTCTCAGCTTTTTTTGTCTTTCTCAGATGTGATTTCGGAAGCCTACGAGGATCAATGGGCAGATGCCATGAGAGGCTTTGCACGATGTGAGCTACTCATGGAGGAGCTATTCCGTACGGAATCCTTGGGCAAGTTCAAATGGAGCTGGGGATACTGGTATATTATGCAGCATGGCACACGCGAAGAGCGAAAACAGCTTCAGGTCGAGGAGATCGATCCGATGATGGCGCGTTCATTGTTGTATAAATATCAAATTGCTGCTCACTTGAATCAATTGTTTCATACGCACTGGCAACAGGTGCGAGATCGTATGAAGATGAGCTATTCGGACAAGCTATTAAGTGAACTCTTTCACATTTGGGAGCCATTCGTTAAGATTGCAGGCAATAAGCCCAAAGTGTTGGAAGAGATATAA
- the mtrB gene encoding trp RNA-binding attenuation protein MtrB, whose protein sequence is MDHSNKANQSNSNQSNANGNEYFVIKAKDNGVHVIGLTRGQDTRFHHTEKLDKGEVMIAQFTEHTSAVKVRGKAVIMTKYGTIDTEES, encoded by the coding sequence ATGGACCACTCGAATAAAGCGAATCAATCCAACTCAAATCAATCCAATGCGAACGGGAATGAGTATTTCGTCATCAAAGCCAAAGATAATGGCGTGCATGTGATTGGTTTGACCCGTGGACAAGATACACGGTTTCATCATACGGAGAAGCTGGACAAGGGTGAAGTGATGATCGCTCAATTCACCGAGCACACTTCAGCCGTTAAAGTACGCGGCAAAGCCGTCATTATGACCAAATACGGTACGATTGATACCGAAGAATCCTAG
- a CDS encoding phosphatase PAP2 family protein, with product MTKGKLSTLVKSQDWTMFGIVASIYLIWRIGTVGNWSKECWILLLLCLLGVRKDQIDVDWKRFFLIGIPLLGVFYYFYGTGNGFWWKIANWMFENNRHPWHWDSYMNAIPLNTGGWARWIATPFLDRAMVWVYNYGFVLSLWICIVRSFWTRSIKKMLSYALSGHMLQFPLILPFYNLILLHEVWYVNKQPDLLHRVFADENSLLVAVMNCFPSMHTSISFAMLLLALREKDRIFKTMMVTYCSAIIFSTLYLQIHWLIDVFAGMLFAYGTVKLTDLLLRLGSTHALPAKFKKFYKKRAVSTTGELSV from the coding sequence TTGACTAAGGGGAAATTGAGCACACTTGTGAAATCACAGGATTGGACGATGTTTGGGATCGTCGCGTCGATTTACTTGATCTGGCGGATCGGTACAGTTGGAAACTGGAGCAAAGAATGCTGGATTCTGCTGCTTCTTTGTCTGCTGGGAGTTCGTAAGGATCAAATTGATGTGGATTGGAAACGCTTCTTTCTAATCGGCATCCCGTTATTAGGTGTCTTTTATTATTTCTATGGAACGGGCAATGGTTTTTGGTGGAAAATTGCGAATTGGATGTTCGAAAATAACCGTCATCCATGGCACTGGGATAGCTACATGAACGCGATCCCGCTGAATACGGGCGGCTGGGCACGATGGATCGCAACACCGTTTCTGGACCGGGCTATGGTCTGGGTCTATAATTATGGATTTGTACTGTCTTTGTGGATCTGTATTGTACGCAGTTTCTGGACGCGCAGTATTAAGAAAATGCTTTCCTACGCATTATCAGGGCATATGCTGCAGTTTCCGCTCATTTTGCCATTTTACAATCTCATTCTTCTTCATGAAGTATGGTACGTCAATAAGCAACCGGATTTATTGCATCGCGTGTTTGCCGACGAGAACTCCTTACTTGTCGCGGTAATGAACTGCTTCCCGAGCATGCATACGTCCATTTCATTCGCGATGCTGCTGTTAGCACTGCGGGAGAAAGATCGCATTTTCAAAACGATGATGGTTACCTACTGTTCCGCTATCATTTTCTCAACGTTATACTTGCAAATTCACTGGCTAATCGACGTCTTCGCTGGCATGCTATTCGCCTATGGGACGGTTAAATTGACAGATCTTCTTCTTCGTCTGGGATCCACACATGCGCTGCCTGCAAAGTTTAAGAAATTTTACAAAAAGCGCGCCGTATCCACTACAGGTGAATTATCCGTATAG
- a CDS encoding HU family DNA-binding protein encodes MNKSELINKVAETSELSKKDATKAVDAVFDAISEALQGGDKVQLVGFGNFEVRERSARKGRNPQTGDEIEIPASKIPAFKPGKALKDGIQ; translated from the coding sequence ATGAATAAATCTGAATTGATTAACAAGGTTGCTGAAACTTCTGAGCTTTCCAAGAAAGATGCAACAAAAGCTGTTGATGCAGTTTTTGACGCAATTTCCGAAGCTTTGCAAGGTGGAGATAAAGTGCAATTGGTAGGTTTTGGTAACTTCGAAGTTCGTGAACGTTCTGCTCGTAAAGGACGTAATCCACAGACTGGTGATGAAATCGAAATCCCAGCAAGCAAAATCCCAGCTTTCAAACCAGGTAAAGCACTTAAAGATGGCATTCAATAA